In Paenibacillus phoenicis, one genomic interval encodes:
- a CDS encoding phosphate/phosphite/phosphonate ABC transporter substrate-binding protein, which produces MKKMGKFVLPLFLTISVILSACANNAPANTSGNASAESGQSNAASSNAGSNASTNAADTSADTGYVPETLTVQFVPSQNADTLEAKAKPLEKLLSDRLGVPVKVSVSTDYNTIIEAMASKQVDVGFLPPTAYVLAKEKGAAEVILQAQRFGVQDETGAPTDELVDFYKAMIIVKKDSDIQSVADLKGKKIAYQNVTSSAGYVWPAAKLQEAGLDPLSDVEPITVKGHDQGVIAVLNGDVDAAAIFQDARNTVVKDYPTVFEDTRVLTYTEPIPNDTISVRSDMSAEWAQKLKDAFIEIGKDPEGHQIIADIYKHEGYVDSNDSVFDIVREYNEKVKTE; this is translated from the coding sequence TTGAAGAAGATGGGTAAGTTTGTTTTGCCTTTATTTTTGACAATCTCCGTGATCCTGAGCGCTTGTGCAAACAACGCTCCGGCGAACACTAGCGGAAATGCATCGGCCGAATCCGGTCAATCGAATGCTGCGTCTTCCAATGCCGGATCCAACGCATCCACGAATGCGGCTGACACGTCCGCAGATACTGGCTACGTTCCTGAAACGCTGACCGTCCAATTTGTGCCTTCGCAAAACGCTGATACGCTGGAAGCTAAAGCGAAGCCGCTCGAGAAGCTGCTGTCCGACCGTCTGGGCGTTCCGGTTAAAGTCAGCGTGTCGACTGACTACAATACGATCATTGAAGCGATGGCTTCCAAGCAAGTGGATGTCGGCTTCCTGCCTCCCACGGCTTACGTGCTGGCCAAAGAAAAAGGTGCCGCCGAGGTCATTTTGCAAGCACAGCGTTTCGGGGTACAAGATGAGACCGGTGCACCAACGGATGAACTGGTAGATTTCTACAAAGCGATGATTATCGTCAAGAAAGATTCCGACATCCAGTCCGTGGCCGACCTGAAAGGCAAAAAAATCGCCTACCAAAACGTAACGTCTTCCGCCGGTTATGTCTGGCCGGCCGCCAAGCTCCAAGAAGCTGGCTTGGATCCGCTGTCCGACGTGGAGCCGATCACGGTGAAAGGCCATGACCAAGGCGTTATCGCGGTCCTGAACGGCGATGTCGATGCTGCGGCGATCTTCCAGGATGCCCGGAACACGGTCGTGAAGGATTATCCAACCGTGTTCGAAGACACTCGCGTGCTGACGTACACGGAGCCGATTCCAAACGATACGATCTCCGTCCGTTCCGACATGAGCGCCGAATGGGCGCAAAAGCTGAAGGATGCCTTTATCGAGATCGGCAAAGATCCGGAAGGGCACCAAATCATCGCGGATATCTACAAGCATGAAGGCTATGTCGATTCCAACGACAGCGTGTTCGACATCGTCCGCGAGTATAACGAGAAAGTGAAAACGGAATAG
- the phnC gene encoding phosphonate ABC transporter ATP-binding protein: MIELRNVTKTYPNGTKGLDQINLKIEPGEFVAIVGLSGAGKSTLLRSINRLHDISEGDILIDGKSITQATGKPLRMIRRDIGMIFQSFNLVKRSSVLRNVLAGRVGYHSTLRTLFGRFPEADVELAFQALERVNIVEKAYVRADQLSGGQQQRVAIARVLAQEAKIILADEPVASLDPLTTKQVMDDLKRINVELGITTVVNLHFINLARSYATRIIGLRAGQVVFDGPVSEATDERFAEIYGRAIDREELLASRLPGPQVLEAQA; the protein is encoded by the coding sequence GTGATAGAACTGCGCAATGTAACAAAAACGTATCCGAACGGCACCAAAGGTCTGGATCAAATCAACCTAAAAATCGAGCCCGGCGAATTCGTAGCCATCGTGGGCTTGTCCGGTGCCGGCAAATCGACGCTGCTGCGGTCCATCAACCGGCTGCACGACATTTCGGAAGGCGATATCCTCATCGACGGCAAGTCGATCACGCAAGCCACCGGCAAGCCGCTGCGGATGATTCGCCGCGACATCGGCATGATCTTCCAAAGCTTCAATCTCGTAAAGCGCTCCTCCGTGTTGCGCAACGTGCTGGCTGGCCGGGTCGGCTACCATTCCACGCTGCGCACCCTGTTTGGCCGTTTTCCGGAGGCGGATGTGGAGTTAGCTTTTCAGGCGCTGGAGCGCGTGAACATCGTGGAAAAAGCCTACGTCCGGGCCGACCAGCTCTCCGGCGGACAGCAGCAGCGGGTGGCGATCGCCCGCGTATTGGCGCAGGAGGCCAAAATCATCCTCGCCGACGAGCCCGTGGCGTCCCTGGATCCCTTGACGACCAAGCAGGTCATGGATGATTTGAAGCGCATTAACGTCGAGCTTGGCATAACGACGGTCGTTAACCTGCATTTTATCAACTTGGCGCGCAGCTATGCCACGCGCATTATCGGGCTCCGCGCGGGCCAGGTTGTCTTCGACGGACCTGTGTCGGAGGCGACGGACGAGCGGTTCGCGGAAATTTACGGCCGCGCGATCGACCGGGAAGAGCTGTTGGCCAGCCGACTCCCGGGGCCGCAAGTGCTGGAGGCGCAGGCTTGA
- the phnE gene encoding phosphonate ABC transporter, permease protein PhnE produces MHTNPRPSTDTKAKAGANIAPSADAHVSTSADTKTNTNAYTNANINASLSTNPSGQAGFNRNWPQAPSKLRHYLTAVIILLLLWGSAVDTDASWGKLIQGSPNMLDLLREMFPPKWSYFDNIVPAMLETIRMALIGTTSGAILAVPVALLCASNLSRSAWIYQPVRFLLNLVRTIPDLLLAAIFVAIFGLGPLPGIMALTVFSFGLIAKLTYEALETIDRGPLEAMTAVGATPVQRIAFGVVPQIQAHFISYVLYTFEINIRAAAVLGLVGAGGIGHYYEVTLGFLEYDKTCMIILFTLAVVLLIDYASTKLREKLL; encoded by the coding sequence ATGCACACGAATCCACGTCCAAGCACCGATACGAAGGCCAAAGCTGGAGCAAATATTGCTCCTAGCGCTGATGCCCATGTCAGTACGAGCGCCGACACTAAGACCAATACTAACGCCTACACCAACGCTAACATTAACGCCAGTCTAAGCACTAACCCGTCCGGCCAAGCCGGCTTTAATCGGAATTGGCCCCAGGCCCCCAGCAAGCTGAGGCATTATTTGACCGCTGTGATCATTCTGCTCCTGCTGTGGGGCAGCGCTGTGGACACCGACGCCTCGTGGGGCAAGCTGATCCAGGGCTCGCCGAACATGCTGGATCTGCTGCGGGAGATGTTCCCGCCGAAGTGGAGCTACTTCGACAATATCGTTCCGGCGATGCTAGAGACGATCCGCATGGCGCTGATCGGCACGACGTCTGGCGCGATCCTCGCCGTACCGGTGGCGCTGCTCTGCGCCTCTAACCTCAGCCGCAGCGCTTGGATCTACCAGCCCGTCCGCTTCTTACTGAACCTCGTGCGGACGATTCCAGACCTGCTGCTGGCGGCCATTTTCGTCGCCATCTTTGGGCTCGGCCCGCTTCCCGGCATCATGGCGCTGACCGTCTTCTCGTTTGGCCTGATCGCCAAACTGACATACGAAGCGCTGGAGACGATTGACCGCGGGCCGCTGGAAGCGATGACGGCCGTCGGGGCCACGCCCGTCCAGCGGATCGCCTTTGGCGTTGTGCCGCAGATTCAGGCCCATTTTATTTCTTACGTGTTGTACACGTTCGAAATTAACATTCGCGCCGCGGCGGTGCTGGGTCTGGTTGGGGCCGGCGGGATCGGACATTATTACGAAGTCACTTTAGGTTTCCTGGAGTATGACAAGACGTGCATGATCATCTTGTTTACGCTCGCGGTCGTCCTGTTGATCGATTATGCAAGCACTAAACTGCGGGAGAAATTATTATGA
- the phnE gene encoding phosphonate ABC transporter, permease protein PhnE produces the protein MTTNTTTWQHKVPKPKKNRYRWLIYILLLLLYVWAFAGIPFDGIKQTAGQITKSILSGLFSPDWDYVYLPDGEDLLRGLLETLTISILGTFVSTLVCLPFAFWAAANRGKSRFVSGSGKMLLSFVRTFPEIVMALLFIKAVGPNAFAGVLALGLHSVGMLGKLFADEIENMDHGPAEALIAAGANRLQILWFAVLPQVLPGFLSYTLYRFEINLRSATILGVIGAGGIGTPLIFALSSRDWERVGIILLGIIAMITLVDWMSGYLRKKLV, from the coding sequence ATGACAACAAACACAACGACTTGGCAGCACAAAGTGCCGAAGCCCAAAAAGAACCGTTACCGCTGGCTGATCTATATCCTGCTCCTTCTTCTCTATGTATGGGCTTTTGCTGGAATCCCATTTGACGGAATCAAACAAACGGCCGGCCAAATTACAAAGTCGATCCTCTCGGGCTTGTTCTCGCCAGATTGGGATTACGTCTATTTGCCGGACGGGGAGGATCTGCTGCGCGGCCTGCTGGAGACCCTAACCATCTCGATCCTGGGCACGTTCGTTTCCACACTGGTCTGCCTGCCGTTCGCCTTCTGGGCGGCGGCCAATCGGGGCAAGTCGCGTTTCGTATCCGGCTCAGGCAAAATGCTGCTCAGCTTTGTCCGCACCTTCCCGGAAATCGTGATGGCGCTGCTGTTCATCAAAGCGGTGGGACCTAACGCTTTTGCTGGTGTGCTGGCGCTTGGGCTGCACTCGGTCGGCATGCTCGGCAAGCTGTTCGCCGACGAAATCGAGAACATGGATCACGGTCCCGCCGAAGCGTTGATCGCAGCCGGGGCGAACCGCCTGCAAATCCTGTGGTTTGCTGTGCTCCCCCAAGTGCTGCCGGGATTCCTGTCCTACACGCTGTACCGGTTCGAGATCAACCTGCGCTCCGCGACGATCCTTGGCGTCATCGGTGCCGGCGGCATCGGCACCCCGCTGATCTTCGCCCTGAGCTCGCGGGATTGGGAGCGCGTTGGCATCATCCTGCTCGGAATCATCGCGATGATCACTCTCGTGGACTGGATGTCCGGTTACCTGCGGAAGAAGCTGGTCTAG
- a CDS encoding glutathione peroxidase: MSLFDIEVKTIQGQVQTLEPYRGQVMLIVNTATKCGFAPQFKGLQKLHDTYKDQGFTVLGFPSSQFANQELGTDEEVAQACELNFGVSFPLFSKIDVNGKNAHPLFKHLTKEAPGLLGSKSIKWNFTKFLVDRDGKVVKRFAPTDEPESIEGQIRELLGV, from the coding sequence ATGTCATTATTCGATATTGAAGTCAAAACAATTCAAGGCCAAGTGCAAACGCTGGAGCCTTATCGCGGCCAAGTGATGCTGATTGTGAATACGGCGACCAAATGCGGGTTTGCTCCGCAATTTAAAGGGCTGCAGAAGCTGCACGATACGTACAAGGACCAAGGCTTCACGGTGTTAGGTTTTCCTTCAAGCCAGTTCGCCAACCAGGAGCTCGGGACAGATGAAGAGGTGGCACAGGCTTGCGAGCTGAATTTCGGCGTGTCGTTCCCGTTATTTTCGAAAATCGATGTGAATGGAAAGAACGCTCATCCGCTGTTCAAGCATTTGACCAAGGAAGCCCCGGGCTTGCTGGGCTCTAAGTCGATCAAATGGAACTTTACGAAGTTCCTTGTGGATCGGGACGGCAAGGTTGTTAAGCGTTTCGCACCAACAGATGAACCTGAGAGCATCGAAGGGCAGATTCGCGAGCTGCTTGGGGTTTAA
- a CDS encoding MarR family winged helix-turn-helix transcriptional regulator, whose protein sequence is MNTDEMLKLENQLCFAFYTCSREIMKLYRPLLSELGLTYTQYITLLALWERDGITVKELGSMLYLDSGTLTPLLKKLEHMNLVTRTRDKSDERNVIIALTDEGKALKDKACTVPMRLFEGTHAEVEDVISMHRHINEFLRKIGGGSVQPEQSE, encoded by the coding sequence ATGAATACAGACGAAATGTTGAAGCTGGAGAATCAGCTTTGCTTTGCTTTTTATACTTGCTCCCGGGAGATTATGAAGCTGTACCGGCCTTTGCTGTCGGAACTCGGCTTGACCTATACGCAATACATTACGTTGCTCGCGTTGTGGGAGCGGGACGGGATCACGGTGAAGGAGCTGGGTTCGATGCTATACCTTGACTCGGGCACCTTAACTCCGCTGCTCAAAAAGCTGGAGCACATGAACCTGGTCACCCGGACGCGCGACAAATCCGACGAACGCAACGTCATCATCGCGTTAACCGATGAGGGCAAAGCCTTGAAGGACAAAGCCTGCACCGTACCGATGCGGCTGTTTGAAGGCACCCATGCCGAGGTGGAGGACGTCATTTCCATGCACCGACACATCAACGAGTTTCTCCGCAAAATTGGCGGCGGCTCCGTTCAACCCGAACAATCTGAATAA
- a CDS encoding DUF350 domain-containing protein, translating to MTIVINIVVSVVVMILLQLLGMVVFNWMTPYRDMEELKKGNVAVALALGGKFLGTAIILGVSAFTNTSILHMVLWFAVGYVCLVASYWIFELVTPGFKISDQLKQGNVAVGTLLCLVFIGMAFAVSSLII from the coding sequence TTGACGATCGTTATCAATATTGTGGTTAGTGTCGTCGTGATGATTTTGCTGCAATTGCTGGGGATGGTGGTCTTCAATTGGATGACCCCGTACCGTGACATGGAGGAGTTGAAAAAAGGCAATGTCGCCGTAGCCCTGGCGCTGGGCGGCAAATTCCTGGGCACGGCGATCATTTTGGGGGTGTCCGCCTTTACGAACACTTCCATACTACATATGGTCCTGTGGTTTGCCGTAGGTTATGTGTGCCTTGTGGCGTCGTACTGGATTTTTGAACTGGTAACCCCAGGATTTAAGATTTCCGATCAGCTGAAGCAGGGGAACGTTGCGGTAGGCACCTTGCTGTGCTTGGTGTTTATCGGCATGGCGTTTGCCGTGAGCAGCCTAATTATCTGA
- a CDS encoding signal peptide protein, with amino-acid sequence MHSSKQPWARRFLVTLMLVLSVGLLGACGDTTSVFSTESGSESELTTARVPWDYKIVEATVGDLVGSDMTILPDNDLLPNDNNYATGDKIWILQFMDAELTTDANQKNEVRLSSWTTLKSYPDQASAEKDLTELKVSVTTDVDLVGVYKTEYQGKTRCFAVLELPTGNRIKQPIDEERYAALENAKTVSVVLEEVHDFADYDLAFAKFRGWAN; translated from the coding sequence ATGCATAGTTCGAAGCAGCCTTGGGCGCGGCGTTTCCTCGTTACGTTGATGCTGGTGTTGTCGGTGGGCTTACTTGGAGCCTGCGGGGATACGACCAGCGTCTTCTCTACCGAGAGCGGCTCGGAGTCGGAATTAACGACCGCTCGCGTACCTTGGGATTATAAAATCGTGGAAGCGACGGTCGGCGATCTGGTGGGCAGTGATATGACGATTTTGCCCGATAACGATCTGCTGCCGAATGACAACAATTACGCCACTGGGGATAAAATTTGGATCCTGCAGTTTATGGACGCCGAGTTGACCACGGACGCAAACCAGAAAAACGAAGTGCGCTTATCCTCCTGGACGACGCTGAAGTCTTATCCGGATCAGGCGTCTGCCGAGAAAGACCTGACCGAGCTGAAGGTATCGGTTACGACCGACGTCGACCTAGTTGGCGTGTACAAAACGGAATATCAAGGCAAAACACGGTGCTTCGCCGTGTTGGAGCTGCCAACCGGGAACCGGATCAAGCAGCCGATCGACGAAGAGCGGTATGCGGCATTAGAGAACGCGAAGACGGTGTCGGTTGTGCTGGAGGAAGTGCATGATTTTGCCGATTATGATTTGGCGTTTGCGAAATTTCGGGGGTGGGCGAATTGA
- a CDS encoding glutathionylspermidine synthase family protein, whose product MTDGNNIFEVVGRPHPDRSERVAKLAELGFTWADLEEEEYWIDQLVLMPKETYAELEQAAAALWRILDKAARYVHRRPDLYELIGIPPILWTMLDELPIPEPGLISRYARFDFAVANDGTIKLLELNADTPTGYVEASIATPWLMEQAGYDSPNARMKDLVAEAWAIERPDTVACVDYGWHLEDSGTIEALGRHSGLDLHYEDCLELWIDEGTLKNKDGRTIERMFALYPKEWMAVDDAGEALSYAIETGRLTIFNGPHSILLQSKGLLAAVWGLYELGLLFDAEERQAIAKYMLPTYNKPVFAGGFVSKSMFGREGGSVRLFDEEGRLEMEDQEGFDSSVLFPTVYQKRAELARIDTVFGERHLLTGLFVLNGTPCGLLGRAGGPITGNTSHFIALGVK is encoded by the coding sequence ATGACGGACGGGAACAACATTTTCGAAGTCGTGGGCCGGCCGCATCCTGACCGGAGCGAGCGGGTGGCGAAGCTGGCCGAGCTGGGGTTTACCTGGGCGGATCTCGAGGAAGAGGAGTATTGGATCGATCAGCTGGTGTTGATGCCAAAGGAGACCTATGCGGAGCTCGAGCAGGCCGCCGCTGCGCTGTGGCGCATTCTCGACAAAGCCGCACGCTACGTCCATCGCCGGCCGGATCTGTATGAGCTGATCGGGATTCCGCCGATTCTGTGGACGATGCTTGATGAGCTGCCGATCCCGGAGCCGGGATTGATTAGCCGTTACGCGCGGTTTGATTTTGCCGTGGCCAACGACGGCACGATCAAGCTGCTGGAACTGAACGCGGATACGCCGACCGGTTACGTCGAAGCCTCGATCGCCACCCCGTGGCTGATGGAGCAGGCAGGATACGACTCGCCAAATGCGCGGATGAAAGACCTGGTCGCGGAAGCCTGGGCCATCGAGCGGCCGGATACCGTGGCTTGCGTCGATTACGGCTGGCATCTGGAGGATTCCGGAACGATTGAAGCGTTGGGACGGCACAGCGGACTGGATTTGCACTATGAGGATTGCCTGGAGCTGTGGATTGACGAAGGCACCCTGAAAAATAAGGACGGTCGTACCATTGAGCGCATGTTCGCGTTGTACCCGAAAGAATGGATGGCGGTGGACGATGCCGGCGAGGCGCTCAGCTACGCGATTGAAACCGGTCGCCTGACCATCTTCAACGGGCCGCACAGCATTTTGCTGCAATCCAAAGGCTTGCTTGCCGCCGTCTGGGGGCTTTACGAGCTGGGCTTGCTGTTTGATGCGGAGGAACGCCAGGCGATAGCGAAGTACATGCTGCCGACCTACAACAAGCCAGTCTTCGCCGGCGGCTTCGTATCCAAGTCGATGTTTGGGCGTGAAGGCGGTTCTGTCCGCTTGTTTGATGAGGAGGGCCGGCTGGAGATGGAGGATCAGGAGGGCTTTGACAGCAGCGTCTTGTTCCCTACGGTGTATCAAAAAAGAGCCGAGCTGGCGCGAATCGATACCGTCTTCGGCGAGCGCCATTTGCTGACCGGTCTGTTCGTCCTGAACGGGACGCCTTGCGGCTTGTTGGGTCGGGCCGGCGGACCGATTACGGGCAATACCAGTCATTTTATCGCGTTAGGAGTGAAATAG
- a CDS encoding copper amine oxidase N-terminal domain-containing protein: MKKKVLLSSFLLLFVLSSTVANAHPGRTDANGGHTCRTNCAKWGLTTGEYHYHNGGSSSSSSSKKSSSSSSSSKSSTKHSSKGSSAPKSTEPTYKKSKLTVFINGEKANFNSDLIIYQNTNMVPLREISDLLGATFNYDAKSGVITVSKNSNKVTFTIGSKKVYYNGEAETINVAPMIVKGVTYVPLQSLVKGLEASLKADNSNKLSITIK; the protein is encoded by the coding sequence ATGAAAAAGAAAGTGTTACTCAGTTCTTTTTTACTATTATTTGTTTTGTCTAGCACTGTAGCTAATGCACATCCAGGTCGAACGGATGCTAATGGCGGTCATACGTGTCGGACAAATTGCGCAAAATGGGGATTAACAACGGGCGAATATCATTACCATAATGGGGGAAGCTCTTCTTCTAGTTCTAGTAAGAAATCCTCTTCTTCCTCCTCATCCTCTAAAAGTTCTACCAAACACTCTTCCAAAGGTTCCTCTGCCCCCAAATCGACAGAGCCAACCTATAAGAAATCTAAACTGACTGTATTTATTAATGGGGAGAAAGCAAATTTTAATAGTGATTTAATCATTTATCAAAATACAAACATGGTTCCTCTGCGTGAAATTTCTGATCTACTAGGTGCAACCTTTAATTATGATGCCAAAAGTGGTGTCATTACTGTAAGTAAAAATTCTAATAAGGTCACATTTACAATAGGAAGCAAAAAAGTGTATTACAATGGGGAAGCTGAAACGATTAATGTGGCTCCAATGATTGTCAAAGGAGTCACTTATGTACCGTTGCAAAGCCTTGTTAAAGGTCTTGAAGCGAGCTTAAAGGCGGATAATTCTAATAAACTTAGTATCACAATTAAGTAA
- a CDS encoding sigma-54 interaction domain-containing protein has translation MFNHERISFRQDLTRFKPEENTSALLAALQGGQAAAVELDGALYLLTPDDAGRLEAFGEGSIGKGLRLDGMKFVVSVVFKESELALPISELASRWSGADTSGRPALVVNDGQEPVGYLPMIDLLKIAADRQQRAEAYFDALLETVSDAVTVVDRNGTVIGWNTVAEEVYGIAKADIVGRTIGEHFDPDALVVLGILDEGRRLRGAYHRPREGTHVLINASPIVEPGGGIIGGVATEQDITHLVKLNDELTVATSRLLTQRIGDEDPFGLISGRGESMGKVIKLAKKLAETDSTVLLIGETGAGKEQLARVIHRAGARPEGPFLSLSCGAVPAGLAEAELFGYQGGAFSGQPSGQAGRLEAADGGSIFLNEIECLPLDVQEKLAHYIKHRTITRIGAAEAVPVSVRIFAGTSQDLGQLVREGKFRADLYYALNVVSLKVPPLRERREDLGPLVQMYLRVYSLQYQKPLPAVSPEVMLAFANYDWPGNVSELRAVIERCVILSENEQITLEHLPEVLQQRQAQLEFAAADSAVGMPVGSGAVAGSDFGRGTKLSSVEQADRLDKMLRPRITPEEEMELMKEALERTAGNKSNAAKLLGISRGTLYKKIRDYNLV, from the coding sequence ATGTTTAATCATGAACGGATATCCTTCCGGCAGGACTTGACCCGTTTCAAACCGGAAGAAAATACAAGTGCATTACTTGCAGCGTTACAGGGCGGTCAGGCGGCGGCAGTCGAGCTGGACGGAGCGTTGTATCTGTTGACGCCGGATGATGCCGGGCGGCTTGAAGCTTTTGGCGAAGGGAGTATCGGCAAAGGACTGCGGCTTGACGGGATGAAGTTTGTCGTTTCGGTTGTGTTCAAGGAGTCGGAGCTGGCGCTTCCGATCAGCGAACTGGCATCCCGATGGTCCGGCGCAGATACGAGCGGGCGGCCGGCGTTGGTGGTCAATGATGGACAGGAGCCCGTTGGGTATCTTCCGATGATCGACCTGCTTAAAATAGCGGCGGACCGGCAGCAGCGGGCGGAGGCGTATTTTGACGCCCTGCTGGAGACGGTCAGTGATGCGGTAACGGTCGTGGACCGCAACGGTACGGTGATCGGCTGGAACACGGTGGCGGAAGAAGTGTACGGGATCGCCAAAGCGGACATCGTTGGCCGCACGATCGGTGAGCATTTTGATCCCGACGCATTGGTTGTGCTGGGGATTCTGGATGAAGGCCGGCGGCTGCGCGGGGCCTACCATCGTCCGCGGGAAGGCACGCATGTGCTGATCAATGCGTCGCCGATCGTGGAGCCGGGCGGGGGGATTATCGGCGGCGTGGCGACCGAGCAGGATATTACGCATCTCGTGAAGCTGAACGACGAATTGACGGTAGCGACGTCCCGTCTGTTGACCCAGCGGATCGGCGACGAGGATCCGTTTGGCTTAATCAGCGGGCGTGGCGAAAGCATGGGCAAAGTGATCAAACTGGCCAAAAAGCTGGCCGAAACCGACTCCACCGTGCTCCTGATCGGGGAGACTGGAGCGGGCAAGGAGCAGCTGGCCAGGGTGATCCATCGCGCCGGCGCGCGGCCGGAGGGGCCGTTCCTGTCGCTGAGCTGCGGGGCCGTCCCGGCGGGATTGGCCGAAGCGGAGCTGTTTGGCTATCAAGGCGGCGCCTTCTCGGGACAGCCGTCGGGTCAGGCTGGTCGGCTGGAGGCGGCGGACGGCGGCTCGATTTTTTTGAATGAGATTGAGTGTTTACCTTTAGACGTACAGGAGAAGTTAGCTCATTACATCAAGCACCGGACGATCACGCGGATTGGGGCCGCGGAAGCCGTGCCGGTATCAGTGCGAATCTTCGCCGGCACCAGCCAGGATCTGGGCCAGCTCGTGCGGGAGGGCAAATTCCGTGCGGATTTGTATTACGCGCTGAACGTGGTGTCGCTGAAGGTGCCGCCGCTGCGTGAGCGTCGGGAGGACCTGGGGCCGTTGGTGCAAATGTATTTGCGCGTGTATTCGTTGCAGTATCAGAAGCCGCTGCCGGCCGTTTCGCCGGAGGTGATGCTGGCGTTTGCGAATTACGACTGGCCGGGAAACGTAAGCGAGCTGCGGGCGGTGATCGAGCGCTGTGTGATTTTAAGCGAGAACGAGCAAATCACGCTGGAGCACTTGCCGGAGGTGTTGCAGCAGCGGCAAGCTCAGCTGGAGTTCGCAGCGGCGGACTCTGCGGTGGGCATGCCGGTTGGCAGCGGAGCCGTTGCCGGTTCCGACTTCGGGCGGGGAACGAAGCTGTCCTCTGTGGAACAGGCGGATCGTCTTGACAAGATGCTGCGTCCGCGCATCACCCCCGAAGAGGAAATGGAGCTTATGAAGGAAGCGCTGGAGCGAACGGCGGGGAATAAGAGCAATGCAGCCAAGCTGCTGGGTATTTCCCGTGGGACGCTATATAAAAAGATTCGAGATTATAATTTGGTATAG
- a CDS encoding proline dehydrogenase family protein, whose translation MDALLRTLFQSFAKSQSVGRMARRYGLRFGAGRFVAGETIDGAIEAVRALNATGRVATLDHLGEFVSTEAEAELSMRMCLKTLDAINEAGVEANLSLKLTSLGLGISDEICLRNLTTILNRARMYGLFVRIDMEDFAHCEKTISIYKQLREQIDNVGIVIQAYLYRSLEDVEDLKPLKPNLRLVKGAYKESPKVAYPAKPDVDENFKRLISTHLMNGGYAAIATHDSQIIDYAKKTIQDLAIPPDRYEFQMLYGIREDLQLALVREGYKVRVYVPFGSDWFGYFMRRLAERPANVWFVLKNLFK comes from the coding sequence ATGGACGCGTTACTCCGCACCCTGTTTCAATCCTTCGCCAAAAGCCAATCCGTGGGACGTATGGCCCGCCGATACGGACTGCGCTTTGGTGCCGGTCGGTTTGTGGCCGGAGAAACCATTGATGGTGCAATTGAAGCTGTACGCGCATTAAATGCGACTGGTCGGGTAGCCACCCTCGATCATCTCGGCGAGTTCGTGTCCACGGAAGCCGAAGCAGAACTATCCATGCGGATGTGCCTCAAGACGCTGGACGCCATCAACGAAGCCGGAGTCGAAGCCAATCTCTCGCTGAAGCTCACTTCGCTGGGGCTTGGGATTAGCGACGAAATCTGCTTACGTAACCTGACCACGATCCTGAACCGGGCCCGAATGTACGGACTGTTTGTGCGCATCGACATGGAGGATTTTGCCCACTGTGAAAAAACCATCTCGATCTACAAGCAACTGCGCGAACAAATCGACAACGTTGGCATCGTCATCCAAGCTTACCTTTATCGCTCCCTGGAAGACGTCGAGGATCTGAAGCCCCTTAAGCCGAACCTTCGCCTCGTGAAGGGAGCTTACAAGGAATCGCCGAAAGTCGCATACCCGGCCAAGCCGGACGTCGACGAAAATTTCAAACGCCTCATCTCTACCCACCTGATGAACGGCGGTTATGCCGCCATAGCAACCCATGACTCCCAGATTATCGACTACGCTAAGAAAACAATTCAAGATTTAGCCATTCCGCCGGACCGCTACGAATTTCAAATGTTATATGGCATTCGCGAAGATTTACAGCTTGCGCTCGTTCGCGAAGGTTACAAGGTTCGGGTGTACGTCCCGTTTGGCAGCGATTGGTTTGGCTACTTTATGCGCCGCCTCGCGGAGCGTCCCGCCAATGTATGGTTTGTCTTAAAGAACTTATTTAAGTAA